One Notolabrus celidotus isolate fNotCel1 chromosome 18, fNotCel1.pri, whole genome shotgun sequence DNA window includes the following coding sequences:
- the LOC117830121 gene encoding vesicle-fusing ATPase-like — MSARIMIAAKCPTDELSLTNCAVINEKEQQLEQHVTVRNGGHKFVFTLKTHPSVNSGSIAFSLPQRKWAGLSIGQEVEVTNYKYDKSKQCISTMTVEIDFLQKKSVDSNPYNSDLMAGEFLQHFNNQAFSVGQQFGFSFNDKLFGLLIKDIEAMDPSILRGENNSGKKPKIAIGLLTGNSQVIFEKSETSSMTLIGKSKTRESRQSIISPDWNFERMGIGGLDKEFSDIFRRAFASRVFPPDIVEQMGCKHVKGILLYGPPGCGKTLMARQIGKMLKAREPKIVNGPEILNKYVGESEANVRKLFADAEDEQKRLGANSGLHIIIFDEIDAICKQRGSMAGSTGVHDTVVNQLLSKIDGVEQLNNILVIGMTNRPDLIDEALLRPGRLEVKMEIGLPDEKGRVQILHIHTAQMRQYELLSSDVNIKELAAETKNFSGAELEGLVRAAQSTAMNRHIKASNTVEVNIETAEKLLVGRLDFMASLNNDIKPAFGTNQEDYASYIMNGIIRWGDPVTAVMEDGELLVQQTKNSERTPLVSVLLEGPPNSGKTALAAKISEDSEFPFIKICSPDKMIGHSEIAKCQAIKKIFEDAYKSQLSCVVVDDIERLLDYVPIGPRFSNLVLQALLVLLKKPPPKGRKLLIIGTTSRRDVLQEMEMLDAFSTTIHIPNISRGEHLIEALELLGSFQDVERAKIANEVKGKSLWIGIKKLLMLIEMAVQVEPGYRVGKFLSLLKDEGGLGSDKFVAI, encoded by the exons atgAGCGCGCGG ATTATGATCGCGGCTAAATGCCCGACAGACGAACTCTCGCTGACCAACTGTGCCGTCATCAACgagaaggagcagcagctggaACA ACATGTGACTGTGCGGAACGGGGGCCACAAGTTTGTGTTCACCTTGAAGACACATCCCAGCGTCAACTCCGGGTCCATCGCCTTCAGCCTGCCGCAG agaAAGTGGGCTGGTCTTTCCATCGGACAGGAAGTTGAAG tAACAAACTACAAGTACGACAAGTCCAAACAGTGTATCAGCACCATGACGGTGGAGATCGACttcctgcagaagaagagcgTGGACAGCAACCCTTACAACTCCGACCTCATGGCCGGGGAGTTCCTCCAGCACTTCAATAACCAGGCCTTCAGCGTTGGACAGCAG TTTGGGTTCAGTTTCAACGATAAGCTGTTTGGCTTGCTGATCAAAGACATCGAGGCCATGGATCCGAGCATCCTCAGGGGAGAAAACAACTCTGGCAAAAAACCAAAG ATTGCGATCGGTCTGCTGACGGGGAACAGTCAGGTGATTTTTGAGAAGTCAGAGACCTCATCTATGACCCTCATTG GGAAATCCAAGACCCGAGAGTCTCGCCAGTCCATCATCAGCCCCGACTGGAACTTCGAGCGGATGGGTATCGGCGGCCTTGACAAAGAGTTTTCTGACATCTTCCGTCGAGCCTTCGCCTCCAGAGTGTTTCCTCCAGACATCGTGGAGCAGATGG gctgtaagcatgtgaAGGGAATCCTGCTGTACGGACCCCCAGGCTGCGGTAAAACCCTGATGGCACGACAGATCGGCAAGATGCTCAAGGCCCGCGAGCCAAAGATCGTCAACGGTCCCGAGATCCTCAACAAGTACGTGGGAGAGTCTGAGGCCAACGTCAGGAAGCTGTTTGCGGACGCAGAGGACGAGCAGAAGAGG CTCGGTGCGAACAGCGGCCTCCACATCATCATATTCGATGAGATCGACGCGATCTGTAAACAGCGTGGCAGCATGGCGGGCAGCACCGGCGTCCACGACACCGTTGTCAACCAGCTGCTGTCCAAGATCGACGGAGTGGAGCAGCTCAACAACATCCTGGTCATAG GTATGACCAACAGGCCCGACCTGATTGATGAGGCCTTGTTGAGACCGGGAAGACTGGAGGTGAAGATGGAGATAG GGTTGCCAGATGAAAAGGGAAGAGTTCAGATCCTCCACATCCACACAGCTCAGATGCGTCAGTACGAGCTGCTGTCCTCTGACGTGAACATCAAGGAGCTCGCTGCTGAGACGAAGAACTTCAGCGGTGCCGAGCTGGAGGGTTTggtcagagctgcacagtccACCGCCATGAACAGACACATCAAG GCCAGCAACACGGTGGAGGTGAACATCGAGACGGCAGAGAAGCTGCTGGTCGGCAGACTCGACTTCATGGCCTCGCTGAATAACGACATCAAACCT GCGTTCGGTACCAACCAGGAAGACTACGCCAGCTACATCATGAACGGGATCATCCGATGGGGCGACCCGGTCACCGCCGTCATGGAGGACGGGGAGCTGCTGGTGCAGCAGACCAAGAACAGCGAACGCACGCCGCTGGTGTCTGTGCTGCTGGAGG GTCCTCCTAACAGCGGGAAGACGGCCCTGGCAGCTAAGATCTCTGAAGACTCCGAGTTCCCCTTCATCAAGATCTGCTCCCCTGACAAGATGATCGGACACTCTGAGATCGCAAAGTGCCAAGCCATCAAAAAG ATATTTGAAGATGCCTACAAGTCCCAGCTGAGCTGTGTGGTTGTGGATGACATCGAACGTCTGTTAG ATTACGTCCCTATCGGCCCTCGCTTCTCCAACCTGGTGTTACAAGCTTTACTGGTGCTGCTGAAGAAACCTCCTCCAAAG GGTCGTAAGCTGCTGATCATCGGCACCACGAGTCGCAGAGACGTCCTCCAGGAAATGGAGATGTTAGACGCTTTCAGCACCACCATCCACATCCCCAACATCTCGAGAGGAGAGCATCTGATCGAGGCTCTGGag CTGCTGGGCAGTTTTCAGGACGTGGAGCGGGCCAAGATCGCCAATGAAGTGAAAGGAAAGAGTCTCTGGATCGGCATAAAGAAGCTGCTGATGCTGATTGAAATGGCTGTGCAG gtgGAGCCTGGATACAGAGTCGGCAAGTTCCTGAGTCTCCTGAAGGATGAAGGAGG ACTGGGTTCTGATAAGTTTGTGGCAATCTAG